The sequence below is a genomic window from Chanos chanos chromosome 16, fChaCha1.1, whole genome shotgun sequence.
CAGCAATTAACTGACGCCACTCGTGACCTTTTTGCGTAATTCACCGGACCGGTGAGGCTAAAGTGAAAGGCTGTACTTACTTTCTTCgcgatttctttttcttcacgaACTGTTTTACTGTGGCTGGTTAAATTTGGACAGAAATTCCTTTTAGTTATGGTGTTTTGCGCTTTAGCTAACTCCTTCAACATTCGGCTTTCTCCTTTAAGATTAGGTGTCGAATAACATCACGCAAGTTTGACCGTATAAAGCGGTCTTAGAAATCTTACTTTCTTATTTCGAGTGGCTTCTTGGGTCTGTTCAAGACTCTGTAGGGAGATTCCCAATTCTAAAAATCACGTCAGAGTCTAGGGACAGTTTCACGTAATTTGATCCACCCAATGCCCTGGATACGAAATGGCTTACGAAGCCACATGTGAGAAAAAGACGCGGGACCATCAACTGAAATTGTATAAAAaagttttaatttcatttcaaccACAAAAAACGAACAATAAGAACATAACATTTTGAAGACAAACATTCTCATCccgctcccctctcctcctaaAAGAGGTAtgataaaagtaaataaaatctGGGGAAAAATGCAATAAGAGAATGAGAGTCATGTGGTAAGCAGGTGTGacgcgtaaaaaaaaaaataataacgaGGATACAGCGTTCCCCATTCACACATCTGAGAGACAGTTGCCTGGCTGGACAGACTCATCTGGACTGCTCAACTggggagggaaacagagagagagagagagagagagagagagagagagagagagaagaaaggtaCAGAGGAAGGCGTTAATCAATTTATTATAGATGCCGACAGCTGCCTATTCCAGCGTTTTCTTATTAGTTGGAATAGTGTCCAATTACATCACAATCTAATTTGACGCTGTATCAGAGAGATTAGCGGCTGACAACAAAAATGACTCTTTGGCAAGTCATTATTTGCAGTGTAATTCCAGACTGGGCTCAGAGGGCGTTTACTGGGGTGGTAATGATAAGAGGACAAGTTTAGCTTTGTCCTGGCTgccctgtgttttcatttgtttaagcCTCTGTAATCTTTAAAATCTAGTTGTGTAACATTTATGTACAGGTACAGTTCAcatctttttaaataattactcggggaaaaaaaaaaaaaagtctacttTGCACACGTATCAAACAGTTTTAACTGCCCTGAGGCCACCAGTTTTACAAGGCATGGCTGCATTTCTCTCACGGCAGGCTTTCAGTGATATTCTCAGACACAGCCTGTCACTTAGGTCTTTCGCTCACTGAATAAAGGAGTGGACTTGGTAAGAGAGATATCTTACTGTAGGAGGAGATGTCAATCTCATCGGGCAGCTCTGCCACGTTGACCTCAAAACGGTCCTGCACGTCATTCAGCGTTTTGGCGTCGGTCTCGTCTGATACGAAAGTGACGGCCAGACCTTTAGTTCCAAACCGACCGGCCCGAGCAACCTAACGAGGgaagaagagcaaaaaaaaaaaaaaagactgacaatGTCAATCAATGTTCAGACGCACCCACGGCAAAACCACACCTCAGGGTCTAAATACAAACTTTCTGTCTAAACGCTATGTTTTTGTCTTGCATCCCTTTTCTGACCGTACCCTGTGAAGGTAGGTGTCGGAATCTTCCGGCATGTCGTAGTTAAACACGATGTTGACGCGTTCGATGTCCATTCCCCTTCCAAACAAGTTAGTAGCCACCAGGATCCTTCTCTGGAAATCTTTAAACTGCTGATACCGTGACAacctgacaaaaaaaccccacaccagATGAGTCTTACAATGCCACATTTCACCAAATGGACAAACTAACAAAATGAGATAGGTATGTGGGTCTTTACTGAAATTTTATAGAGCACTGTAGCGGTATGAGGCCTGTTATAATTAAGGGTCTGGGAGAAGAGGGGGGCAATAGAAAAAGACCTTTCTTCCTGGGCCATGTTTCTGTGGATTGCGATGGCAGGGAAGTTCTGCTCCACGAGCAGTTGAGAGAGAGCTATGCAGCGCTGCACAGACTTCACAAAGATCACCAcctacaggcagagagaggaattaCAGCAATGCAGTTCTACAGGTCACATTTAAGGCTCTTGCATACTCTACTGGGCACAAATATATACCTACAGACCATGCTGCTGTCCTTtgaaacaaatttttttttttaaacacatcatTTGCACATGTGCCTTTGTATTTTGGTGTGGTTTGCTTTGACATGTGGATTCTTTTTAGGGGCAAGTTACAACCAAACCCTTCACACCTGTAAGTAAACCGTTGGAAGTGTGCAGGTAACTCCAAAGATGAATGATGAGCTAGCGTAAGAATGATGTCATAATTGCATCATAATATACAGCAATCAGTCAAGCTCTAAGGGACACAGTCTATGACCTGGTCTTCAGATTAAAGTCAGTTCTTTTCACAGGCTACTTTTCCACAGTTAGAGCTAAAGAATTGCATTCATTTATATGCTATATAGAAACTAGtctggggacaaaaaaaaaagttttgtttttcaaacattcattttctcattcaacTGCATGTTGAGTCACTGGTGCAgttatatttgtcttttttccccttccaaaACACTGGCTCTAAGATGTTTTTGAACTAAAGAGAGTCTCATGAGATAGTCAAGTTGTCATTTCCTGAAAGCAACTTCTCATCTTATCAAAACAAAGCAGCTACAATTACATTCTTTCTGCAAATAATCTTGGCTgcagaaaacaagacaaacttGGCCACAGCTCTGACAAAAGCCCACTGCTTCTTCCCGTAATATCTCAAGTTATTACTTTACAGGTCGTGGAGTTCCAAGAATTCAGAGAAACCACCAAAACGTATGATAACAAACCCAAGATGCGAATACTCTGgaataaacaaatcattttgtgatttttttttttttctttacttggTTGAACTCCAGGACGTCCAGCAGGTCGAAGAGTTTGCGGTTTTTCTCGCTGTCCTTCAGTTTACAGTAATACTGCTGTAGCCCATGCAGAGTCAGCTTAGTCTCATCGTCCACAAACACCTCCATCGgctggaaaaacaaagcaaagcagacaCACGTCAGAAACAACGGGCCCCACAACAGGTGTCCGGGAAGAGTCGTGAGACCGATTATAACCTTCCCGCAAACGATCCGTAACGAGTCACATGACCACACTTTTCATGGAGCTTGATGGTTGGATATCGCTTGGGCTACTGTCTGAAagttttttaacttttctgttTGACATTTTTCCCCTGACTCAGAAAGCAGTTCAAAGAGAACTGAATGGCAAACAGAACAACGCCCTCCAACCGCCACTCCTGTCTAACTACACAGCGCATCTGTAAGAGCACACAGGGGGGGATGTCCTGCCCTTAAATgccaaatacagaaaaaaaaaaaaaaaaaaaaaaaaaaaaaaaaaatgcatcgaGCATCAGAACAggtcccccacccccccacccccacctcccagGCCTGGACCCGAGCAGCCCTGGGTTAATCCACTCACATCCTGCATGAACTTGCGGCAGACGGGTCTGATCTCTTTGCTGAGGGTGGCGCTGAACATCATGCACTGTTTCTCGTGAGGCGTCAGTCTGAAGATGTCCTGCACATCACGTCTCATGTCTGTAACAGAGAGGAGACGGCGATTCAGGGTTTGGTTAAGGGGTTCAAACGGAGCAAATGAGACAGGAACCCTTTTCAGTGAGCTGCCCCCTGCGCCAAAACGTTCAAACCTGCGTCTCTGAGATATTCTGAAGGGTCGTTGTTACATGGTAACGAAGGCGAGCATTTCTATTAAAGCCCTATAACCATTCAAACAGCATTTAAATTTGTCATCTCCTAAATCGCATTATGGCAGTGTACATACTGACTTATGGGggaatttaaacaaataaaacctgcAAAGGATATTTGAGAATGCTAATTACCTTCCTATACATACCTAAGTCTAGAGATTTCAACTGACCTTTGGATGCAAAGCTATTAAAGAGATCTGCACTGGAGGTGAATTTCTTGAGAATCTTGAGTCATCAGTGAGAATTATCATCTCAATGGAAGGCAGTTGTAATTATAATTCTCCCTGATGACTCAAGATTCTAATGCTCCCTGCAATTCCAATTCCTCACACAGGAATCTCACACTCTCAATAAGACCATTACTGACTGACATTACTTAAAATCATACTGCTCATCTAGTCCTGCTCTACACATCAAACCACAATGTTTCATTACATTACGTAAACTGAGACCACACCAGACTGGTTGTATCATTTATCCcaaaatgagggggaaaaacaaacaaacaaaaaaaaaaccacaaaaaaactaCAGAGCATGTTTCTTAGCTCTGTTCCTCAAGGTCATGTGACTGGGCCCTTGGGGCAGATATGTGGGCTATGGTAAATGATCTAAACTCTCACAGCTAACGATACAGGTATCCGCTAACAATGAACCCTCTTAAACCTCTCCCACTTACATTTTTATCCTAATACcttaaaggaaaagagagaaaaaaaaacacaaggtaGGAGCATGCCACATGGAACTGCGACGGGTTAGTCTTTAATGAGAGCAGCTCTAGGGAAGGGGTAGGCACAAGACAaggggaagagggaaaaaaaataaaaaataaacacacaactgaAGAATGAGGATCTTGTGTAGGTGGAAAACTGTGCCTACAAAGAGTACGAGAACTACATAACAATGTAACTTGCGAGCTATCCAGAAGGCAACAGTACCGTGTGTAGAACTGAGCGAGCCAATTAAAAACCAGAACACCCACCCAACTGCTCCAGCATCTTGTCACACTCGTCCAGGATGAAATGCTTGACGTTCTTCAGGTTGAGGGTCTTGTTTCGGATGAGGGCGAGGATGCGGCCGGGCGTGCCCACCACGATGTGGGGGCAGTTCTTCTTCAGGACCTCCTCGTCCTTTTTGATGGGCAGGCCGCCGAAGAACACGGCGCATTTGACGGTGGGCATGTATTTGGAGAACCGTTCGTATTCCTTGCTGATCTGGAAGGCAAGCTCCCGCGTGTGGCACATCACCAGCACCGCAACCTGGGGGGGAAGCggggcaaagaaaaaaaaaaaaaaaacaatcactggACCGCTTTTAAAAAGTCTACAAATCCTTTATTGCGCTACGGTTGCCATGACAACTGAAGCCTTGCAACATGAATCAGACATTGCCTGACACAGCTAAGCACTGCTTCTTATGCAAACTAAATAAGAGGTCTGGGAATTTACTGCCTTTTGGTTAAGTCTTAAAAGCACAACACTGACTTACAAAGACTCCACACACGAACAGCCGGGTAATACCATACTCTGATAACGTGCCAGATCATTAAACTCGGGTTGATTACAAACAGTGGCGTTTCAAACTGCGATTCTTAAGTGAGCCATCCGATACTGACCTGTCCGTCCACTGGCTCTATCTGCTGCAGAGTGgccagcacaaacacagccGTCTTGCCCATACCAGACTTGGCCTGGCACAGAATATCCATGCCCAAGATGGCCTGGGGAATGCACTCATGTtgcactagagagagagagagagagagagaggccagttAGCAATGGTGACACGGGGGCAGACCTGCCCACAGTGCAAATCATACACTGACACAATTTCCTATTAGTTTCCTTGACAACAGGGGTGACTGAGAAACAACCAAAAACTTCACAGAGCAGACCAACAGGGTCAACCAAGCCCATGACGATAGAATTTCACAACACACTAAACAGAAAGTCTCACaacttcacccccccccccccccccccccccccttaccacACAGCATCCTGCAGACCATTTGCATACCATCGACAGACAATTAAACCCATCACCAGCTTgcactgagtggagtggagcaGTATTTCAATCATTTAGACAACACCCGCCACACCTCAGCTTTTGTTCTAAAATGATCTCCAGTCTATTCAGGCATACCTTCAGACGGGTGCTCAAAACCACAGTCAACGATGGCTCTCAGAAGTTCGGGTTTTAGGAGGAAGTCTCTGAAGCCCGAACTGTGAATGGACACATAGGAACCTTTGACCTCCTTTTTCCCCGCTGGAGCAGCGCTTTCCGGGGCTACCTGCGGCTCCTCATCTTCCTCGTAGTCCAGCAGTTCGTTGTCCACATCATTCTCGGCCATTCTGTAACTGTggaccgagagagagaaagagaggtgagaGATGCGCTACGTTACGGAGGACGACAGAGGATTATGACATTTAAGACCAGGCAACGGGTCCTTTCAAGTACCGAGACGAGTCCTTGTTTTCGATGTAACCAAATGAAACGTCTCTACGGTTTGCTTACAAAGGAGACCAGCGGTTCACACCTCCCCAATTGGGCGGCTTTCAATCGAGCGTTTCGCACCCTCGTCTTAAAATCTACAAATGCACGAACGTCTCGTTTAACAGTAAAGCGAATATAGCTATATAGCTTTAAAAAGTGCCCCTCTGCACAAGTGGACTGAATAAAGGAAATGAATACAATTAGCTGAATAGATGGGGCAACTGAACCACTGGCATATGGAATTGTTAGTTCAGCGTTTTATTAACACCGCGAAACCTTGCTTGAGCATGGCCGTAATGCGCGGCTGCTTTTCATTCATCACACCAGCTGTTGTCTGACATTAACTGCACCATTACCAGCCACTGTTATGCAAGTCGTCATGAGTTGTAGCGAGTAGCTGGTACGATACACCCTGCGTTGCACAACAGCGTATTCCATAGACCTCATGCGAACTAGGAGCTTTCCCGTACTCTAGTAGACATGCATCGTGATATAGACGGCGAAACTAACTGGTATTATAACTGCATGTAGAAACAATGACTTCACCTTCGGCTTATCCAGCCCTTGCGATTTACCACGTAGCTAATGCTAGCCGGCATTCACACATATGACGTTAAGGTTACTCTCTATGGTATTTAGACATTGTAGAATGCGGCTACTTAAACGAAATTCAGGAGCGAACCACAAAAACCTAAACCAACACGGCCAACGTTGAGTAAACTGACATATTTTAGCAAAATTAAATCAAGTTAAGCCAATTTGAGAGGTGGCTAACTGACTAGCCAACTCTCTAAGGTTAGCCACACTGAGCaactttctcattcatttgaaaaacatcTAAAGCACACGTCTGTATGTTGTTTGACATACAATTAGGACAATGCATGTAAAGTTCTTCGTACATTAAAAAATACGCCTCAAAGAGCAACCGCCTTACCTTACAGTAGCAATGTAT
It includes:
- the LOC115829379 gene encoding ATP-dependent RNA helicase DDX39A, producing MAENDVDNELLDYEEDEEPQVAPESAAPAGKKEVKGSYVSIHSSGFRDFLLKPELLRAIVDCGFEHPSEVQHECIPQAILGMDILCQAKSGMGKTAVFVLATLQQIEPVDGQVAVLVMCHTRELAFQISKEYERFSKYMPTVKCAVFFGGLPIKKDEEVLKKNCPHIVVGTPGRILALIRNKTLNLKNVKHFILDECDKMLEQLDMRRDVQDIFRLTPHEKQCMMFSATLSKEIRPVCRKFMQDPMEVFVDDETKLTLHGLQQYYCKLKDSEKNRKLFDLLDVLEFNQVVIFVKSVQRCIALSQLLVEQNFPAIAIHRNMAQEERLSRYQQFKDFQRRILVATNLFGRGMDIERVNIVFNYDMPEDSDTYLHRVARAGRFGTKGLAVTFVSDETDAKTLNDVQDRFEVNVAELPDEIDISSYIEQSR